caaaggtcttgggagagctcttggttttacccatcatgaaatatttcttgtgtgacaccttggtagcaaaaaacctttttatagcctaccagtatgtactaacccagcttatattaatttgcacagataggagggataatttctctaactacttatagattccagtttgttccttgccattccttgcctttgtgtactgctttttcttagcgtgttcaatacaaTTTTTGCCATTACactttttttactcataactctacttttagacattaatgtttggatttttatatatgtgtggattacctaagttaatactaatgtccggtgaaaatttcatgcgaatagcctcactggaagtatacttactgaaaaaaatgttgacgtgttcaatacttattttccccgctgtatatatatatatatatatatataaaaacttAATACAAGTACACAGACAATACATTAGATTAGAGATTTCCATGAGGCTAGCCCAGACACAGGAGAGGGCAACTCACGTAGGAGCCGTAATCTATGGCCAGCGTCTGCAGGGCCCAGGGCAGGCCCAAGCCCACCAGGATGTCAAACACGTTGGAGCCGATGGAGTTGGAGATGGCCATGTCCCCCATGCCTGCACAGCAACAGCAGAGCACAGTCACACAATACTGAGGGCTACAGACAACTATAGAATGTAGTTGTACAGTTAACACAGTTAACAGCAAAGTATAAGTTAACAACACAGTTAACAAGTACTTATTATGAGTACAAAGAATAATCTGTAGAATGTACtgtaacaataaaaaaaatcaggatTTACtatttagtagattaagtggcataTTGTAGTGGCATAATCTGATTTGAATTATGTAATACACAATAcattattaatgtatagtgTGTGGTGACATGACATGCTCTATATAGTGTGTTGTGTCTGCCAATACAACATTATTAATGTATAGTATAGTGCGTGGTGACATGACATGGTCTATATATAGTGTGTTGTGTCTGCCAATACAACATTATTAATGTATATAGTCAggtcagttttatttagtatagcacatttaacatgcacagagtgcaacccaaagtgctccacatgCAAGACATTGACACAAAATTTACACAAAATGCCAGGTGGAGcggtgtgtatatatatatagtgtgtggtGACATGACATGGTCTATATAGTGCGTGGTGACATGACATGGTCTATATAGTGCGTGGGGACATGACATGGTCTATATAGTGCGTGGTGACATGACATGGTCTATATAGTGTGCGGTGACATGACATGGTCTATATAGTGGTGTGTGCGGTGACATGACATGGTCTATATAGTGCGTGGTGACATGACATGGTCTATATACCATGACATGGTCTATATAGTGCCATGACATGAGTCGCGATTGACAATGAGGCTGGCCATGCAGTCCGAACACTGGTGCCAGCTGAGGCTAATGCAGTCGCATGGTGCCATGCCCATGATGACATCGGGGATGCCCAGAGTGTACCCAATCACAGTCACCTACAGGGAAAGGGGCGCACGAtgccaacaaaacaaaaatgaaacgcTGAACGCCTCGTTCCTCAAATACCCATCTGCTGCTACCGCACAGTTCATACACACAAAGgctgagagtgctgaggagaaACATCTGAGTAATCAGAAATACAACAGTCGGCTAAATAAAGTTCAAAAGATATTTTCATGCCtctgaaaaaaaagagaaagagacaaaacgTGTTGGTCCATGACAGTTTGAGACTATAAAGATCCTGGTAGAGTCACAGATGTTGGTGTGCTGACTGCTGacctgtgtgtttatatttatatctgtgtgtgtgtgtgtgtgtgtgtgtgtgtgtgtgtgtgtgtgtgtgtgtgtgtccatagaaCAGCATGTGCTTTTGCATTTgtgcttaagtgtgtgtgtgtgtgtgtgtgtgtgtgtgtgtgtatgtccatagAACAGTATGTGCTTTTGCATTTGTGcttaagtgagtgtgtgtgtgtgtgtgtgtgtgtgtgtgtgtgtgtgtgtgtgtgtgtgtgtgtgtgtgtgtgtgtctatgtgtgtacatgctcTCACTAACACTCTACTCCGCTACATACCATCCACACCATGATGTAGGAGAAGCCTGCGATCCAGACGGTGGACATGACGAAGGTGACCATGAACCAGCGCTCCCAGCCAGGCTTGGCACAGTTGGGGACGGTGAAGAAGAGCACCAGGCTCAGAGGCCACATGCTCAGCCACTTCAGCTTGTTGAAGCAGCCCGCTGCACACCAaacagaggcagagacagagacaccagcagtctttacaaacacacacactctacttgGAGTGGACAGTCCGGCCACAGAGACTTCACTCATCATCTGTTAAGATTCTAAATTCAGTATGTCAAATAAATTGTTGATAATTGCTGAGCATTATCTTCACCAAATcccacccctaaccttaaccataaCCATACATTGTAGTGAACAAAGTGTCAACAAATAGTTAATAAtctgtcaacaaataataatcTGAGCATCTGTAGATAGCCTGTGGGCGGACTATCTCAGTGTGACCCACTACTCATGAAATACAACACACTACGCTCAGCACAGCAGACTTAACGGCAGGGTAtgttgcatttgtttatgtttatgtttcttggcagaagcttttgtccaaagcatcttaaattataattaaagaccaaacaaaacagaccagagaggtagctcacccctgaCTTCAGTGCTCCCCCAAAACATCACCCAgtattttgttattgtttgggggacaggctgacTCCATGCTAATTGTTTCCAGTTCGCAGAGCCAGGGCTGTGTCAGAAGACCAGATTATTTTATAGTGTTCTCAAAGACTAGAGAACTTGCAGATTGTGAGGAGATATTTGTTTAGCATCAATTACCTTACCTTAACAGACTGCTATGCCattactatgtgtgtgtaggcagagGCAGAAACAGTGTCCAGTGATTCCTTGATTGCAACAATGTTAGCTTGTTAGCAATGTTAGCATGTCAGGCCCTGGCCAAGGCACTACTGTGTCTCTATGGCCTCTTTGCATGTGATCTGGAGATCTATCACGCACATCCGGCAAACTGCTGAACTGTTAGCAAAGTCATTCATTACTTGTATCGCTctcaaacatagacacacacacacacacacacacacacacacacacacacacacacacacacacacacacacacacacacacacacacacacacagtgagacagagaccaagagatggagtgagtgaaAGGCCAGATCACATTCTTCAGACCAGTGCTCctcctctcactgtctctctgggCACATGAGACAAACGGCTGGACGACGTTCAGAGCAGATGTCCGCTCCTGTCCTCTCACCTGGCACGTGGAACGGCACTAGCGGCCCTCCCTCCCCATCGTCTCCGTCCTCCTCGTCGTTCTCGTTGTTCTCGTTGTCCTCGTTCTCGTTCTCCGCATCGTCCCCTCGATCTCTCCGCCCCGCCTTCGCCCCCCCGAAGCTGTCATCCTTGTGCGTGGCGTAGCGGCCGTTCAGTCCCCGGTCGATCACGCTCAGGCCGTTCTCCAGGCTCCGCCGGTCATAGGCGCGCGCCGCCATGTCCACCTCGCTGCAGCTGAACGACCTGCTGTTGGACAGACGCTGTCTCTGCGGAGGGGATGAAACAAAACACTCAATCAATCAGGTCACTGTGTCAGTGATCCAATCAGTCAGCCAATCAATCAATTgatcaatcaaccaatcaattgCTCAGTCAACTATTCAATTAACTGACCAATCAATCCATTAGTCACTTCATCTTATAAACAATAAATGCATTTAACTTGCAACCACagatgtaaaataaaaaacggGTTTACTCAAAGCTAACCTTCCACTTTTGAGTTCAGCAACACtggcaaaaaaaatgtaacATAAAGTATGAAGCACTAAGGCATCACATTCATACTGACATTAGTTGTAAATGAAAGTCACTCAATGCCTAAACCCGTCTATGCCAGCAAACCATCGCAATTTGGTCCTTTCCATTCAGCATAATTGCATGCCCTACGCTTGACCATCTTACACATGCTTTATAGGTTTCCTTCATCTCTgcccctccatttctctctctctttctctctccatccctccctccctctctctccatccccctctctctctccccctccctctgtccccccctccacccccctctcctccctctgtccatctctctctcctccctctctctctccctctgtcccccctctctctctccctccctctctctctctccccatccccctctctctccctccgtcccccctctctccctcacctcggTGATGAGCAGGCGTGAGGCCATGGTGAGGCGTGTGCGCGGTGAGAAGTGGTTGGTGATCATCACCCTCATGCTGGCCTCGGAGAAGGAGAGCAGGTGGGGGTACGCGGACAGCAGCTCGTCCACCATCAGCACCGAGGGCTGCGACTGGAAGTTAgctggaggaaaagagagagagagggagagaaagagaggcgaaagagagagaggagaaagggaagagagacagaggagaaagagagggaaagagaggagagagagagagaaagggaaagggaagagagagagaacgagagagggaaagagaggagagagagagaaagggaagagagagagaacgagagagggaaagagaggagagagagggaaagggaagagagatgagagacagagggaagtgtggagagagagagagaaagggaagagagatgagagacagagagaagtgtgaaagagagagagagagagagagagagagaaagaggggaaagagagaagagaaaagaaataaagatggagagaatagACAGTGAATAGTAAGCTGGTGTGCAGCTTTGCCTAAATTGTTTAGTGCACATTTGCTAGGAGCCTGATATTTTGGTTCAGATAATCACAGTAAGCGAAGCACAGAGAACGACAGATAATAGAGGAAAGGGAAAAGACTGAATGAATGAGGGAAGGAACAACAGAATAAAAAGATACAAATGAGGGAAATAAGATGGAGGGATTAGAAGAGTGAAGACTAAGCCCGAGTAACTGGGCGTTCCGTttgcgttgcgtctgctgcagcCCCTATGATCAAttgaactggctacaccagacacgaTAACGGGGCATACGTTcggaaaaaaatagaccagtcttctaaaatagTTTTTCGCATTGGCCGATGGAGCGTTTAATACTTAGCCCCTGTAACAGACAAGACAGAGATGAGCCTGATGAAACACAACAGGGCAAcaggactagagagagagacagagtgaaaggCCAAGTCCAGTGTTGCTGGACTGAGAGCCACAGTAACCTGTGGGATGCCTGATAACTGGGAACCACCGCGGCTGGACTTCTGCGGTCACTCCCGCGGTACCTTTCTTTAGCAGGACCGCCGTGGCGTCGCAGCTGAGGTCCTCCATGTCGGTGCTGCCCGTCAGCCCGTTGGACAGGGTCCCCGAACTCTTCTGCCTCCGCTCAAGGTAGCGCTGAGCACGCGAGTtaaacctaaacacacacacacacacacacacacacacacacacacacagacagaaagacagacacagagacagacagacagacagacagacagacagacacacacacacaccatgtccttTGATATTTCTACCAAACACCCAAGAAAACATCAGAGCGAactcacccctcccctcccctccctaaACTCCCGTTTTGGCACCGGCAGTGTTTtaaaaagtatcgatttagcaccggtatcggataaaacccaaacgatacccaacggTCCCAACCCTAGTGTTGACCATGGCTGGTGAGTGAGGCTTACTTCATGATGAGGATGTAGAAGAAGTACAGCACAACCAGGACCAGcgattcccacctggacaaataaaacaaatggaAGTTCTATAGTAACTGCACGTATCCTATGTCTTAGATTATAAACATTTGAAAAGGTATAGTGGTGAAGAAAAGAGACCACGAAAACTGTCTAAATAAGTAAATGAACTTCAAGAAAATGTCATGTCACCACATCTAGTGATACAGTTCAACATATCTACACCATCAACAACATGTCTATACATCAGACTATTCATGTACCTAgtccaatggaaaaaaaaatattttcaccaTTAGAGACTGTACTGATGTTTGTGTACAGTAACCCCAGGCTGTATTGTGCTAATACCACTGACAGTAAAGTTGTAAAACAAGGAGGGAAAACTAGTGGAAAGTGAAACATATTACATAATTTTCACAGCTAACAAATGACATCATCTTTGCATGTACGGATAATGAGCTGACCACTATGAGACACACCTGATCACCTGAACTGGTTTGGTTGTGAGCCACTGATCAggtggggtctgtgtgtgtgtgtgtgtgtgtgtgtgtgtgtgtgtgtgtgtgggtgtggtgtcaCTTACCACTATTAGAGCGATCACTGAGATGGTGTAGCAGGCGGAGTCTCTCAAGAGGGCCCAGTGGGTGAGCTTTACTGCCTATGAGGAGGTCAATCATGTTGAGCTTGTTTAATACGGCCACACATACTGGACTAACATTATCAAGCTTTCTCCTCAAAGCACACATCTTACTGAATTAATTACAACTGAAGTCAAATTTCTACTGTACAAAGTCTAACATTCAtttgtactgttttttttttccagatccTTTTTGGAAAACACAACCATTCTTGGTAAAAGATTACCAAGTTTTGCATGCAAGCATCACTCTGTTACGTAATATGTTATCTGTGATGACATCTCAGTTATATTGTCAATGTCTTGTTTATGTCTTTGGAGAAACTGGTGCCTCTGCCCCGTCCCAGCGTGGGTGATGTGTGTATTGGAAGTAACTGGCACTACCCGTGAGATACCACACTGCGCCGATGATGCGAAGGATGTTGAACACTGACGGCCGCGATGGTGCCCACCACACGTCTCCTTTGGTGATGAAGACTCCTGCGGGGGGTCGATGAGTGAGCCAAGACAAATGAGGATACctgaaacatatacacacagagagagagagagagagagagagggacagacatagagagagaaatagaaagtgagagagagagagaggggatacaCAAGCAGAGAGAGTTTTGCATACCTGTTATTTAGCagaacccacacacatacacacaccccacacacaaacaaacatacacacacacacacacacacaaaaaacactctAAACCTAGTGCACTTTTTTTCAAACATTACACAGAATGGTACTAAACCAATCATCTCAACCTCAATCAAATTCATTATGTGAGACAGCAAAGTGAATGTGCTCAATTATAAACCAGACATGGTGATCAGGAGAAAGACATgggggtagaggaggaggaggaggagagacatgggggagaggaggaggagagacatggggggagaggaggaggaggaggaggaggagatgaggaggaggagagacatggggggaggaggaggaggaggaggagatgaggaggaggaggagacatggggggagaggaggagagagacatggggaggaggaggaggaagagacatggaagggaggaggaggagatgaggaggaggaggaggagagacatggggaggaggaggaggaggagagacatgggggagaggaggaggagagacatggggggagaggaggatgagagacatggggggaggaggaggagatacatggggaggaggaggaggaggagacatggggaggaggaggagggggagagacatggggaggaggaggaggagagacatggggggagaggaggaggaggagagacatgggggagaggaggaggaggagagacatgggggagaggaggaggagagacatggggaggaggaggaggagagacatggggagaggaggaggaggagagacatggggagaggaggaggaggagatgaggaggaggaggaggagagacatgggggagaggaggaggaggagagacatggggagagggaggaggaggacatgggggagaggaggaggagacatggggaggaggaggagagacatggggaggaggaggaggagagacatggggaggaggaggagacatgggggagaggaggaggaggagagacatgggggagaggaggaggaggagagacatggggaggaggaggaggaggagatgaggaggaggaggaggagagacatgggggagaggaggaggagagacatgggTGTGGTGTCACTTACCACCTGTGGGCGATCCACTGAGATGGTGTAGTGAGGTCTCTCAAGAGGGCCCAGTGGGTGAGCTTTACTGCCTATGAGGAGGTCAATCATGTTGAGCTTGTTTAATACGGCCACACATACGGATACAACATTATCAAGCTTTCTCCTCAAAAGCACACATCTTACTAGTTAATTACAACTGAAGTCAAATTTCTACTGTACAAAGTCTAACATTCAtttgtactgttttttttttccagatccTTTTTGGAAAACACAACCATTCTTGGTAAAAGATTACCAAGTTTTGCATGCAAGCATCACTCTGTTACGTAAGATGTTATCTGTGATGACATCTCAGTTATATTGTCAATGTCTTGTTTATGTCTTTGGAGAAACTGGTGCCTCTGCCCCGTCCCAGCGTGGGTGATGTGTGTATTGGAAGTAACTGGCACTACCCGTGAGATACCACACTGCGCCGATGATGCGAAGGATGTTGAACACTGACGGCCGCGATGGTGCCCACCACACGTCTCCTTTGGTGGTGAGACTCCTGCGGGGGGTCGATGAGTGAGCCAAGACAAATGAggatacacaaacatatacacacagagagggagagagagagagagagggacagacatagagagaaatagagatagagaggataCACACAAGCAGAGGTTTTATACCTGTTGTTTAGCggaacccacacatacacacaccccacacacaaacaaacatacacacacacacacacacacaaaaaacactctAAACCTAGTGCACTTTTTTTCAAACATTACACAGAGATGGTATAATCATCTCAACCTCAATCAAATTCATTATGTGAGACAGCAAAGTGAATGTGCTCAATTATAAACCAGACATGGTGATCAGGAGAAAGACATgggggtagaggaggaggaggaggaagagagacatgggggaggaggaggagacatgggggaggaggaggaggaggaggaggagatgaggaggaggaggagagacatggggggagaggaggaggaggaggaggaggagatgaggaggaggagagacatggggaagagggaggaggagagacatggggaggaggaggaggaa
This window of the Alosa alosa isolate M-15738 ecotype Scorff River chromosome 7, AALO_Geno_1.1, whole genome shotgun sequence genome carries:
- the LOC125297133 gene encoding sodium/potassium/calcium exchanger 3-like is translated as MDLITTGSMSPAVRSRNRPLQVMLNQKKIKARRKKRKELLFIQLCFLGGMFLVVTALCYLADGTGYDVSSFTSHDADRGIGRRLLYISDDYNSTEEQDEQKNCTSPALHEFPTDLFTHRQRTEGAVALHVLCAMYMFCALALVCDDYFVPSLEKISERLQLSEDVAGATFMAAGSSAPELFTSVIGVFITKGDVWWAPSRPSVFNILRIIGAVWYLTGSAIKLTHWALLRDSACYTISVIALIVFIYLFRQFSWWESLVLVVLYFFYILIMKFNSRAQRYLERRQKSSGTLSNGLTGSTDMEDLSCDATAVLLKKANFQSQPSVLMVDELLSAYPHLLSFSEASMRVMITNHFSPRTRLTMASRLLITERQRLSNSRSFSCSEVDMAARAYDRRSLENGLSVIDRGLNGRYATHKDDSFGGAKAGRRDRGDDAENENEDNENNENDEEDGDDGEGGPLVPFHVPAGCFNKLKWLSMWPLSLVLFFTVPNCAKPGWERWFMVTFVMSTVWIAGFSYIMVWMVTVIGYTLGIPDVIMGMAPCDCISLSWHQCSDCMASLIVNRDSCMGDMAISNSIGSNVFDILVGLGLPWALQTLAIDYGSYVHLNSRGLIFSVILLLASVFFTVVGVHLNKWTLDKRLGLICLLLYAIFLCFSILIEFNVFMFVNLPMCREII